From one Flavobacterium sp. N502536 genomic stretch:
- a CDS encoding efflux RND transporter periplasmic adaptor subunit, translating into MKNKFIQSTALLFVAVFLLTACNSKKEETVAAEIEPKTETFLLQKEKLTTALRLPAELTGFQQVDLYAKVSSFVKLLKVDIGSKVKKGQLLIILEAPEISSQLAAAESRLKSMEAIYATSKSTYNRLYETSKVEGTISKNDLEMANGKKNSDYAQYQAAIAAHKEVSIMRGYLEIRAPFDGVVAARNVNLGTFVGPAGKGSDLPLLTIQQQDKLRLAVSVPELYTGYLHNGDEMSFNVKSLPDTFKATIQRMSGALDLKLRSERVEMDVHNTKANLLPGMVAEVLLPLNAKDSTFVIPKSALVSSAEGLFVIKVVNHKATRVDVKKGREIDDKIEVFGDLNLQDKLVKIASEETKEGDVINE; encoded by the coding sequence ATGAAAAATAAATTCATACAATCGACCGCATTACTTTTTGTAGCCGTATTTCTTCTAACCGCCTGTAATTCGAAGAAAGAAGAAACCGTTGCAGCCGAAATTGAACCTAAAACAGAAACCTTTCTTTTACAAAAAGAAAAACTGACTACAGCCTTGCGCCTGCCAGCCGAGTTAACCGGTTTCCAGCAAGTAGACTTGTACGCCAAAGTAAGCAGTTTTGTAAAATTGCTGAAAGTAGACATTGGTTCGAAAGTAAAAAAAGGACAGCTTTTAATCATTCTCGAAGCTCCCGAGATCAGTTCTCAACTGGCGGCTGCCGAATCAAGATTAAAATCGATGGAAGCCATTTATGCGACCAGCAAAAGCACCTACAACCGCCTGTACGAAACCAGTAAAGTTGAAGGAACAATTTCTAAAAATGATCTAGAAATGGCCAACGGAAAGAAAAACTCCGACTACGCGCAATATCAGGCCGCAATTGCAGCCCACAAAGAAGTGTCGATCATGAGAGGCTACCTTGAAATCCGTGCTCCTTTTGACGGAGTTGTAGCCGCCAGAAATGTAAATTTAGGAACCTTTGTAGGTCCAGCAGGAAAAGGTTCTGACTTGCCTTTACTTACCATTCAGCAGCAGGACAAATTGCGTTTGGCCGTTTCTGTTCCTGAATTGTATACGGGATATCTACACAATGGCGACGAAATGAGTTTTAATGTAAAATCATTACCAGACACTTTTAAGGCGACTATTCAGAGAATGTCGGGAGCACTCGATTTAAAACTGCGTTCTGAACGTGTCGAAATGGACGTTCACAACACCAAAGCAAATTTATTACCCGGAATGGTAGCCGAAGTGTTATTACCGCTAAATGCGAAAGATAGCACCTTTGTCATTCCGAAATCAGCTTTGGTAAGTTCCGCTGAAGGTTTGTTTGTGATTAAAGTTGTCAACCACAAAGCCACCAGAGTCGACGTTAAAAAAGGAAGAGAAATCGATGATAAAATTGAAGTCTTTGGGGATCTAAACCTCCAGGACAAACTGGTAAAAATTGCCAGCGAAGAAACTAAAGAAGGTGATGTTATAAACGAATAA
- a CDS encoding KAP family NTPase produces MNQDFSADRPISKQIEDKFQRFEFAKRVATTINNRKNEDCIVIGLYGAWGEGKTSLLNFIESELLKNENILCVKFNPWRYTDENALLNQFFQKLADTLDSNLKTKKEKAGEVLKKYGKLINLELPVVGNIGETLANTGNILDSADIEELKSRLEEILKKTNSKIVIFIDDIDRLDKIEIHSIFRLVKLTADFTNTTYILSFDEEMVSAAIGERFGQGDQRSGQNFLEKIIQVPLKIPSAQPESLKDFCFEIVDNAINSNNIKITEEEIRRFVYQFTTNVLVRLDTPRLAIRYGNTISFSMPLLYKEVNIVDLLLIEALKIFYSEYYLFVKTNSELFIASSNTVLGKDSIESRQQLLDNLGKEYTSSQKTGALRLIQELFPIRQDDTIFSSFDKNIIDTWFKNKNIVSPKYFNKYFSYSVMKGEISDIVFQNFMDETILLKPDEVTHALKTLIEQSTPDNVLYKFRSIEREIDWGKSKKISNSICDISDLFPSSQRNLFLSFGAPKSQAALFIYHLIRKHNNKEEQYQFSKELLSRKSKFDFAYDLYAWLKGEDNDKQEFFTDKEIIELENILLDKALEESKNNSIFQQFPDYAHDLFIIWIKKEKKGLNKYIKNILNKSPNALLDLIKIYVPTATSTAVKGPYKSDFSEDNYKYFISLFDKNYINKITNKIFSKNELDSEEVKWRRRHESKQDDINIIRQFKYWYKKDISSKDSNVNLL; encoded by the coding sequence ATGAATCAAGATTTTTCCGCTGACAGACCCATTTCAAAACAAATCGAAGACAAATTTCAGCGTTTTGAGTTTGCTAAAAGAGTGGCAACTACAATAAATAATAGAAAAAATGAAGATTGTATTGTAATTGGATTATATGGAGCTTGGGGAGAAGGTAAAACCTCTTTGCTAAATTTTATAGAATCAGAATTATTAAAAAATGAAAACATACTTTGTGTTAAATTTAATCCTTGGCGCTACACAGATGAAAATGCACTCTTAAATCAGTTCTTCCAAAAGCTAGCTGACACTTTAGATTCTAATCTAAAAACTAAAAAAGAGAAAGCGGGAGAAGTCTTAAAAAAATATGGGAAGTTAATTAACTTAGAATTACCTGTAGTTGGTAACATTGGTGAAACACTAGCAAACACTGGAAATATTTTAGATAGCGCAGATATAGAAGAGTTGAAAAGCCGACTTGAGGAAATTCTAAAAAAAACAAATAGTAAAATTGTCATTTTTATAGATGATATCGATCGATTAGATAAAATTGAAATTCATTCTATTTTTAGATTAGTTAAATTAACTGCTGATTTTACAAACACAACATATATTCTATCTTTCGATGAAGAAATGGTATCTGCTGCAATTGGAGAACGCTTTGGTCAAGGTGACCAAAGATCAGGACAAAATTTCCTTGAAAAAATAATTCAAGTTCCTTTAAAAATACCTTCAGCACAACCCGAATCACTAAAAGATTTTTGCTTTGAAATAGTAGATAATGCTATAAATTCAAACAACATAAAAATTACAGAGGAAGAAATACGACGATTTGTTTATCAATTTACAACAAATGTATTAGTTCGTCTAGATACTCCTCGACTGGCAATTAGATATGGAAACACAATTTCATTTTCAATGCCACTTTTATATAAGGAGGTAAATATTGTTGACTTATTATTAATTGAAGCACTTAAAATATTTTACTCTGAATATTACTTATTTGTAAAAACTAACTCAGAGTTATTCATTGCATCATCAAATACAGTTTTAGGAAAAGATAGTATAGAATCAAGGCAACAACTGCTAGATAATTTAGGGAAAGAATATACTTCTAGCCAAAAAACTGGTGCTTTAAGACTAATACAAGAATTATTTCCTATTAGGCAAGATGATACAATATTTTCATCATTTGATAAAAATATTATTGATACATGGTTTAAAAATAAAAATATAGTTTCTCCAAAATATTTTAATAAATATTTTAGCTATTCAGTTATGAAAGGAGAAATATCTGATATTGTATTTCAAAACTTTATGGATGAAACTATTTTATTAAAACCAGATGAAGTTACTCATGCTTTAAAAACTCTAATTGAACAAAGCACTCCAGATAATGTTTTGTATAAATTTAGAAGTATCGAACGAGAAATAGATTGGGGCAAATCAAAGAAAATCTCAAATTCTATTTGCGATATTTCGGATCTTTTTCCATCCTCGCAGAGGAATTTGTTTTTATCTTTTGGGGCTCCAAAAAGTCAGGCTGCGCTTTTTATATATCATCTTATTAGAAAACATAATAATAAAGAAGAACAATATCAATTTTCAAAAGAACTATTATCTAGAAAATCAAAATTTGATTTTGCATATGATCTGTATGCATGGCTTAAAGGAGAAGATAACGACAAACAAGAATTCTTTACTGATAAAGAGATAATAGAATTAGAAAATATCTTATTAGACAAAGCTCTCGAAGAATCCAAAAACAATTCTATTTTTCAACAATTTCCAGATTATGCACATGATTTATTTATCATATGGATAAAGAAAGAAAAAAAAGGCTTAAATAAATATATCAAAAATATATTAAATAAAAGTCCAAATGCCCTTTTAGATCTTATTAAAATATATGTGCCAACTGCTACAAGTACGGCCGTAAAAGGTCCTTATAAATCAGATTTTTCAGAAGACAATTACAAATATTTCATTTCGTTATTCGATAAAAATTATATTAACAAAATAACAAATAAAATATTTAGCAAAAATGAATTAGATTCTGAAGAAGTTAAATGGAGAAGAAGACATGAAAGCAAGCAGGATGATATCAATATTATTAGACAATTCAAATACTGGTATAAAAAAGACATATCCTCAAAAGATTCAAATGTAAATCTTTTATAA
- a CDS encoding ArsR/SmtB family transcription factor, with protein MRRDIFQAIADPTRRSIIALIALQAMTPNAIAENFNTTRQSISKHLRILVECNLLKQEQQGREIYYSLEIEKMKEIDQWLVQFRAIWETKFNQLDELLVTLKEQKK; from the coding sequence ATGAGACGAGACATTTTTCAGGCCATAGCCGACCCGACAAGACGGTCCATTATCGCTTTGATTGCACTGCAGGCAATGACACCAAACGCCATTGCAGAGAATTTTAACACTACGCGACAATCCATTTCTAAACACCTGCGCATACTTGTAGAATGCAACCTGCTTAAGCAGGAACAGCAAGGCAGAGAAATTTACTATTCACTTGAAATTGAAAAAATGAAAGAGATTGATCAATGGTTAGTCCAATTCAGAGCGATTTGGGAAACCAAGTTCAATCAGCTTGACGAACTACTAGTAACACTTAAAGAACAGAAAAAATGA
- a CDS encoding cupin domain-containing protein — protein sequence MEKQITRSSETDWKILIEEGVKTDGIFAKSLHFDATTNRPTVFLLKFEAGASYPNHVHPAGEEIYVLEGEVRSGKDELKTGDYMYMPPGSSHSVFSKTGCVLLFKVPEEVVILK from the coding sequence ATGGAAAAACAAATCACAAGAAGCAGCGAAACAGATTGGAAAATTCTTATTGAAGAAGGTGTAAAAACGGACGGTATTTTTGCCAAGTCGTTACACTTTGACGCCACTACAAACAGACCCACTGTTTTTTTACTAAAATTCGAAGCGGGCGCCTCCTACCCCAATCATGTGCATCCTGCCGGAGAAGAAATTTATGTACTTGAAGGTGAAGTCCGCTCCGGAAAAGACGAGTTAAAAACAGGAGATTATATGTATATGCCGCCGGGAAGCAGTCACTCTGTGTTTTCTAAAACCGGTTGTGTATTATTATTTAAAGTTCCTGAAGAAGTCGTGATACTAAAATAA
- a CDS encoding bifunctional helix-turn-helix transcriptional regulator/GNAT family N-acetyltransferase translates to MVLEKSKSLVLGNLLQRLNENLRKEAQLFYKSQNIDFEPKWFPVVYVLSQKKAISVVELAQEVGYSHPTTISLLKELEKKELIGSAKDAKDERKRLITLTDKANEMIDQLQPLWQIMTEALIELTDTENNLFKAINEVNQNLKTKNLFDRMTTIKEMKSDTAQKTTENTIKVEKIDDNKLVEIAFAIRRQVFVEEQNVSQERESMDDEGAVHYLATVNGLPAGAARYRKMEKGFKIERIAVLNSYRGQRIGEAILQKILSDLKGEEKIYLYAQVNASRFYIKNGFKQTDNFFLDAGIEHVEMDYVKM, encoded by the coding sequence ATGGTATTAGAAAAATCAAAATCATTGGTATTAGGCAATCTTTTGCAGCGTTTGAATGAAAACCTGAGAAAGGAAGCGCAGTTATTTTACAAAAGTCAGAACATCGATTTTGAGCCCAAATGGTTTCCGGTGGTGTATGTGCTTTCGCAGAAAAAAGCCATAAGCGTTGTCGAACTTGCACAGGAAGTTGGTTACTCTCATCCTACTACTATTTCGTTACTCAAAGAACTGGAAAAAAAAGAATTGATTGGCTCTGCCAAAGACGCCAAAGACGAAAGAAAACGCCTGATTACTCTTACTGACAAAGCCAACGAGATGATCGATCAATTGCAGCCATTGTGGCAAATTATGACCGAAGCTTTGATTGAACTAACCGATACCGAAAATAATTTATTTAAAGCCATAAACGAAGTAAATCAGAATCTGAAAACAAAAAATCTTTTTGACCGAATGACAACAATTAAAGAAATGAAGAGCGACACTGCTCAAAAAACAACAGAAAATACCATAAAAGTCGAGAAGATTGACGATAACAAATTAGTAGAAATTGCCTTTGCCATTCGCCGACAAGTATTTGTAGAGGAACAAAATGTTTCGCAGGAACGCGAATCTATGGATGATGAAGGCGCCGTTCACTACCTCGCGACTGTTAATGGCTTACCGGCCGGGGCAGCACGATACCGAAAAATGGAAAAAGGTTTCAAAATCGAAAGAATTGCTGTTTTGAATTCCTACCGCGGGCAGCGAATTGGTGAAGCAATCCTGCAAAAAATCTTGTCTGACTTAAAAGGCGAAGAGAAAATTTATTTGTACGCACAGGTCAATGCAAGTCGCTTTTACATCAAAAACGGATTCAAACAAACCGATAATTTTTTCCTTGATGCCGGAATTGAGCACGTGGAAATGGATTATGTGAAGATGTAA
- a CDS encoding efflux RND transporter permease subunit, which produces MNLIRFALRKPISILVLVAGLFFFGIGAIKDIKVDILPKMNLPVIYIAHPFGGYTPDQMEAYFAKNYVNILPFANGVKSVETKNTQGLMIMKLTYYENTNMAQAAAELSALSNRIQAAFPPGTQPPFIIRFDASSLPIGQLVLSSKIRSNNELQDLANVYVRASFTSIPGLLSPAPFGGSPRTVEVNVDPDLLRSHNMTPDQVVEAIRVNNQTAPSGNVRIGDKNYITPTNNTIKEIKDFEKIPLFKGGVQNLTLGDVATVKDGADITNGYALVNGKRSVYISIAKAGDASTWDVVQKLKAELPKIQSTLPEDVKLSYEFDQSVYVINSVKSLITEGIIGAVLTGLMVLLFLGDKRAALIVILTIPISIISGVLFLKLFGQTINLMSLSGLALAIGILVDESTVTIENIHQHLDMGKPKALAIWDACQEIALPKLLILLCILAVFAPAFTMVGIPGALFLPLALAIGFSMVISFLLSQTFVPVMANWLMKGHAKHEHGPEITDDEAEFNDCGLTPESEKDLITQKKAYVEREDTDNNGKISAFERFRIRFMRTLDRLFPYKKATSLIYLIAISCLAAIMITFIGKDVFPKVNSSQFQLRMRAADGTRIERTEEKSILVLKEINKMVGKEHVGITSVYVGQHPSLFSINPIYLFTAGPHEAVFQVSLKDYHVDMDEFKDDLRARIKKILPDVKLSFEPIELTDKVLSQGSPTPIEIRIAGKDKKRNELYANQIVEKLQKIHYFRDVQIGQPIHYPALNIDIDRTRAAELGVDMNDISRSLIASTSSSRYTEKNTWIDEKTGLSVAVQVQVPLNQMKNKTDIGEIPVLKNSLRPVLSDVAKITPTTVNGENDNLGAMPYITVTANINQTDLGTASKDVAATINALGELPRGLFINPIGLSKVLEETLSSLQVGLLVAIIVIFLMLAANFQSFKVSLVILTTVPAVVLGALLMLTITGSTLNLQSYMGIIMSVGVSIANAVLLVTNAEQLRKRNGNALESAREAAALRLRPIIMTSVAMIAGMLPMAIGHGEGGDQVSPLGRAVIGGLLFSTVTVLLILPLIFAWAQEHTTTQSVSLDPEDEESIHYISSLNPKSGIAKKH; this is translated from the coding sequence ATGAATTTAATCCGTTTTGCACTCCGCAAACCCATCTCCATCTTAGTATTGGTTGCGGGTTTATTTTTCTTCGGAATTGGTGCCATCAAGGACATTAAGGTAGATATTCTGCCAAAAATGAACCTTCCGGTTATCTATATCGCCCATCCGTTTGGAGGTTATACACCTGACCAGATGGAGGCTTACTTTGCTAAAAACTATGTCAACATTTTACCCTTTGCCAATGGAGTAAAATCAGTTGAAACCAAGAATACACAAGGGTTAATGATCATGAAATTAACCTACTATGAGAACACCAATATGGCACAGGCAGCAGCCGAACTGAGTGCTTTATCCAATAGAATTCAGGCGGCCTTTCCTCCGGGAACGCAGCCTCCGTTTATCATTCGTTTTGATGCTTCTTCCCTGCCTATCGGACAATTGGTTTTAAGCAGTAAAATACGTTCTAATAACGAATTGCAGGATTTGGCCAACGTTTATGTGCGTGCCTCGTTTACCTCCATTCCCGGTTTATTATCTCCGGCACCATTTGGCGGAAGCCCAAGAACTGTAGAGGTAAATGTCGATCCCGATTTACTGCGTTCGCACAATATGACACCGGATCAGGTGGTTGAAGCCATTCGGGTAAACAATCAGACTGCACCTTCAGGAAATGTTAGAATTGGAGACAAAAACTATATTACGCCAACGAATAACACCATCAAAGAAATTAAGGATTTTGAAAAAATTCCATTATTCAAAGGTGGCGTACAAAACCTGACCTTAGGCGATGTGGCAACCGTAAAAGATGGTGCCGATATTACAAACGGTTACGCTTTAGTGAATGGTAAACGTTCCGTATACATCAGTATTGCGAAAGCGGGAGATGCTTCGACCTGGGATGTTGTTCAGAAACTGAAAGCCGAATTGCCAAAAATTCAGAGTACCTTACCTGAAGACGTAAAATTGTCTTATGAGTTTGACCAGTCTGTTTATGTAATCAACTCCGTTAAAAGTTTGATTACCGAAGGAATTATCGGAGCCGTTTTAACCGGTTTGATGGTTTTACTTTTCCTGGGAGACAAACGTGCTGCCTTAATTGTAATTCTAACCATTCCGATTTCGATTATTTCAGGAGTTTTATTTCTGAAACTCTTTGGACAAACCATCAACTTAATGTCTTTAAGCGGATTGGCTTTGGCAATTGGAATTTTAGTAGACGAAAGTACCGTAACGATCGAAAATATCCATCAGCATCTCGACATGGGCAAACCCAAGGCACTCGCTATCTGGGACGCTTGTCAGGAAATTGCATTGCCTAAGTTATTAATCCTGCTTTGTATACTCGCGGTTTTTGCACCGGCCTTTACAATGGTCGGAATTCCGGGAGCCCTGTTCCTTCCTTTAGCTTTAGCGATTGGATTCTCTATGGTAATTTCGTTTTTACTGTCTCAGACTTTTGTGCCTGTAATGGCCAACTGGCTGATGAAAGGACACGCCAAACACGAACATGGTCCTGAAATTACAGACGATGAAGCCGAATTTAATGATTGCGGTTTAACTCCCGAATCTGAAAAAGACCTCATCACACAGAAAAAAGCCTACGTTGAAAGAGAAGATACCGACAACAACGGGAAAATTAGCGCTTTCGAACGTTTTAGAATTCGTTTTATGCGAACGCTGGATCGTTTATTTCCTTATAAAAAAGCAACAAGTTTGATTTACCTGATTGCCATAAGCTGTCTTGCCGCCATAATGATCACTTTTATCGGAAAAGATGTTTTTCCGAAAGTAAATTCAAGTCAGTTTCAATTAAGAATGAGGGCTGCCGACGGAACCCGTATCGAGCGAACCGAGGAAAAATCAATATTGGTTTTAAAAGAAATTAATAAAATGGTTGGCAAAGAACATGTCGGAATTACCTCTGTATATGTAGGACAGCACCCTTCATTGTTCTCCATCAACCCTATTTATCTTTTTACAGCAGGACCGCATGAAGCTGTTTTTCAGGTGAGTTTAAAAGACTACCATGTTGACATGGATGAATTTAAAGACGATCTGAGAGCCCGTATCAAAAAAATCCTTCCGGATGTGAAGCTTTCTTTTGAACCTATCGAACTTACTGATAAAGTATTGAGTCAGGGATCACCTACTCCTATTGAAATCAGAATTGCCGGAAAAGACAAAAAACGAAACGAGCTGTATGCCAATCAGATTGTTGAAAAGCTTCAAAAAATACACTATTTCAGAGATGTTCAAATCGGACAGCCTATTCACTATCCGGCCTTAAATATAGACATCGACCGAACCCGTGCTGCCGAATTAGGTGTAGACATGAACGACATTTCGCGTTCGTTGATTGCTTCCACCTCATCGTCAAGATATACCGAAAAAAATACCTGGATTGATGAAAAAACTGGTTTATCGGTTGCTGTGCAGGTACAGGTACCGCTGAATCAGATGAAAAACAAAACCGATATCGGAGAAATTCCGGTACTAAAAAATTCGCTTCGTCCGGTATTAAGCGATGTTGCGAAAATTACACCTACCACAGTCAATGGTGAAAATGACAATTTAGGGGCTATGCCATACATTACCGTTACAGCAAACATCAACCAGACCGATTTGGGGACGGCTTCTAAAGATGTGGCTGCAACCATAAACGCATTGGGAGAACTACCGCGTGGTTTGTTCATCAATCCAATTGGTTTGAGTAAAGTATTGGAAGAAACATTAAGCAGTTTACAAGTAGGGTTATTGGTTGCCATTATTGTAATCTTCTTAATGTTAGCCGCTAATTTTCAGTCCTTCAAAGTTTCATTGGTCATTTTAACCACCGTTCCGGCAGTAGTTTTAGGTGCCTTATTGATGCTGACGATCACAGGTTCAACCTTAAACTTACAGTCCTACATGGGAATCATTATGTCCGTTGGAGTTTCGATTGCCAATGCCGTTTTATTGGTCACCAATGCCGAACAGCTGCGCAAGCGAAATGGCAATGCTTTAGAATCGGCTCGTGAAGCTGCGGCACTGCGTCTGCGTCCGATTATCATGACCTCTGTGGCGATGATCGCGGGAATGCTTCCAATGGCGATTGGTCATGGCGAAGGTGGCGATCAGGTTTCTCCATTAGGAAGAGCCGTGATTGGCGGATTGTTATTCTCGACCGTCACCGTTTTATTAATTTTGCCATTAATATTTGCCTGGGCACAGGAGCATACCACGACACAATCGGTTTCTTTAGATCCCGAAGACGAAGAAAGTATTCACTATATTTCATCATTAAATCCAAAAAGCGGAATCGCCAAAAAACACTAG
- a CDS encoding AraC family transcriptional regulator, which translates to MIKNYLDMVAIKTFDEAVDLEQPRRVLKYVLVYCTSGSTVISVDENEFTLTENAVITITSGQIHYFKNIRNATGFILEFTYNFFCKDDTDMELIFHNGLFCHFAMNEMIVVDNSPFIIGELEAISKEVKQMPYQYLISIHSRIELILVEINRTKINRGDEIYKPDALFLHFLEAILQNFDKNLSVNEIAVLIGTTESKLNELSKLHTNKTAQSVIFGLIISEAKRLFTYEKLSVKEVAYALGFNDPFYFSNFFKKHTQISPKSYKEKAVNF; encoded by the coding sequence TTGATTAAGAATTATCTCGATATGGTTGCTATAAAAACATTTGACGAAGCCGTAGATCTGGAACAACCCAGACGTGTTTTAAAATACGTACTGGTATACTGTACTTCGGGTTCAACTGTTATTTCTGTAGATGAAAACGAATTTACCTTAACCGAAAATGCTGTAATCACCATCACTTCGGGGCAGATTCATTATTTTAAAAACATCCGCAATGCAACTGGATTTATTTTAGAGTTTACCTATAATTTTTTCTGCAAGGATGATACCGATATGGAATTGATTTTCCACAACGGACTGTTTTGCCATTTTGCCATGAATGAAATGATTGTTGTCGACAACAGCCCATTTATTATTGGGGAATTAGAAGCCATCAGCAAAGAAGTCAAACAAATGCCTTATCAATACCTCATCTCTATTCACAGCCGAATTGAGTTGATACTGGTTGAAATCAACCGAACCAAAATTAATCGCGGCGATGAAATCTATAAACCCGACGCGCTGTTTCTTCATTTTCTGGAAGCTATTTTACAAAACTTCGACAAGAACCTTTCTGTAAACGAAATCGCTGTTCTGATTGGTACAACAGAATCAAAACTAAACGAACTTTCGAAGCTGCACACCAATAAAACAGCTCAAAGTGTAATTTTTGGATTAATTATTTCCGAGGCCAAACGTCTTTTTACGTATGAGAAACTATCCGTAAAAGAAGTCGCTTATGCATTAGGTTTTAATGATCCTTTTTACTTTTCTAATTTCTTTAAAAAACACACCCAGATTTCTCCAAAATCGTATAAAGAAAAAGCAGTTAATTTCTAA
- a CDS encoding helix-turn-helix domain-containing protein has translation MEKTFFIYKDFEIYSVEELTWKKEVHRHNFFELLYIEYGTGNHILNSIHHHYKERDIYLLTPRDYHSFKTLEPTKFHCLRFLPNFFSNKKEIEEIEKLFYYHNQTHGNLVFLEEDKTFCEMVIVKILEEVDQQKLKSEVIIKSLMMSLIQIIRRDANMHESNLHANTSEVLKIDTILNYIRFNIANPHLLKKKEMANHFNVSVNYIGEYFKTHLNITLRDYIEQTKLKVVSEKLSRSTLTFSEISNDLGFIDSSHFNKFMMRSTGMSPSEFKKSLSLS, from the coding sequence ATGGAAAAGACCTTTTTTATATACAAAGATTTCGAAATTTACTCGGTCGAAGAATTAACCTGGAAGAAAGAGGTGCACAGACACAACTTTTTCGAATTACTATATATTGAATACGGGACAGGCAACCACATCTTAAATTCGATTCATCATCACTATAAAGAGCGTGATATTTATTTGCTTACACCTAGAGATTATCATTCTTTTAAGACACTTGAGCCTACCAAATTTCATTGCCTGCGTTTTCTGCCTAATTTTTTCTCAAATAAGAAAGAAATCGAAGAAATCGAAAAGTTGTTTTATTACCACAATCAAACTCATGGGAATCTGGTTTTTCTTGAAGAGGATAAAACGTTTTGCGAAATGGTGATTGTAAAAATACTGGAAGAAGTTGACCAACAAAAGCTGAAGAGCGAAGTTATCATCAAAAGTCTGATGATGTCATTAATTCAGATCATCCGAAGAGATGCGAACATGCACGAAAGTAACCTGCATGCCAATACCAGCGAGGTTTTAAAAATTGATACGATTTTAAATTACATTCGTTTTAATATCGCTAATCCCCATTTGCTGAAGAAAAAAGAAATGGCCAATCATTTTAATGTTTCCGTCAATTACATCGGCGAATATTTTAAAACCCATTTAAACATTACTTTGCGGGATTATATCGAGCAAACGAAACTCAAGGTTGTCAGTGAGAAATTGAGCAGAAGTACTTTGACTTTTTCGGAAATTAGTAACGATTTAGGATTTATAGATAGCAGTCATTTCAATAAATTTATGATGCGAAGTACCGGAATGTCTCCTTCAGAATTTAAAAAGTCATTGAGTCTTTCTTAG
- a CDS encoding DoxX family membrane protein yields MKRYQDHAVLLLRMALAAGFLSAVSSRLGLWGEQSSGWENFLAYTEKVNSFAPKNCIPALAILSTVIESLLALLLLLGYQTKYAAVAAAILTLVFALAMTYSFGIKDPLDYSVFTFSMAALLLSTMEKYHWSLDQIISKNKTN; encoded by the coding sequence ATGAAAAGATATCAGGATCATGCCGTCTTGCTGTTGCGAATGGCCTTAGCAGCAGGATTTTTATCTGCCGTTTCTAGTCGGTTAGGTTTGTGGGGAGAACAGTCTTCAGGTTGGGAAAACTTTTTAGCTTATACCGAAAAAGTAAATTCTTTTGCTCCAAAAAACTGCATTCCTGCCCTTGCCATTCTATCCACCGTTATAGAGTCCCTTTTGGCTTTACTCCTATTGCTTGGCTATCAAACGAAATATGCGGCTGTTGCGGCGGCTATACTAACTTTAGTATTTGCGCTCGCCATGACCTATTCTTTTGGAATTAAAGATCCTTTAGATTATTCTGTATTTACATTTTCAATGGCCGCGCTTCTTTTGTCGACTATGGAAAAATACCACTGGAGTTTAGATCAAATCATTTCGAAAAATAAAACAAACTAA
- a CDS encoding SRPBCC family protein, translating to MKNDLQFDFTVDKATKTVIINREFNAELPLVWDAFTKPELLDQWVAPKPWSSKTKHMNFEVGGRRFYAMVSPEGLERWAVQEYTSITPKTNFKMFNTFADQDENRELPGSDWDHTFSEQNGITKVSISIFNESLERLEKMIEMGFEQGFKMSIDNLDQLLKTLSE from the coding sequence ATGAAAAACGATTTGCAATTTGATTTTACCGTAGACAAAGCCACAAAAACGGTAATCATTAACAGAGAATTTAACGCTGAACTTCCGTTGGTTTGGGATGCTTTTACCAAACCGGAACTTCTAGACCAATGGGTGGCACCAAAACCCTGGTCATCTAAAACAAAACATATGAACTTTGAAGTTGGCGGACGAAGATTTTATGCCATGGTAAGTCCGGAAGGTCTGGAACGCTGGGCGGTTCAGGAATACACTTCAATTACTCCAAAAACCAATTTCAAGATGTTCAATACTTTTGCAGACCAGGATGAAAATCGCGAACTGCCTGGTTCCGATTGGGATCATACCTTCAGCGAGCAAAACGGTATAACAAAAGTGAGTATCTCAATTTTCAATGAATCTTTGGAACGTCTGGAAAAAATGATCGAAATGGGCTTCGAACAAGGCTTTAAAATGAGCATTGACAACTTAGACCAATTACTAAAAACGTTATCAGAATAA